Genomic window (Candidatus Vicinibacter proximus):
AACTACCCCAATAACAGCGCCTTTAACCATTCCTTTTCCAAATGCTTTCATTTCGGCTGGAGTTGGCCATTCTCCATTTGGATCAACAAATAATATAGGATTATTAAATGTATAAATGTATGGAGAGTAATCTAATCCATCTTCTGCCTTCGGATCGACACCATACCACAAGCTAATCCTCGGATCATAATACCTAGCCCCAAAATAATAGTGTCCAGTTTCCTCATCAACCTCCTTACCTGTGAACCTATACTTCGTAGAATAGCCCCCAGCTTTCTGTTCGGCCAGCAAGTTCCACTTTTAGATTTCACACTAAAGTAATCTTTATTTTTCAATCTTGGTTTTCATCAAGCCGATTGCAGGGGCAATCGGTTCCCTTCTTATCGAGTGATCTTTATCACTCGATTGGCGCAGTAGCGCCACCAGTCGGTCATCACCGATAGGCAAATATAGCAAGAATTGATAAGGATTTCCAGCCTCATCTGTTAAATATGTGCTTTAACCAATGTGGTCAAGATGGAAGAAATACAAGACATTATTGTTGTTTACTACATGCCACTTTCGTGGTTCACTCCCTTGAAGCACTGTCGTGCTTCATTCCGACTAAATCGTCGGAAATCGGTCGCTCATCTTCACAGTCGTCTTCATCAGGATCTACATCGTCAATGATTAAAGTATCAAATCCAAATTCCGTCCTGACCAATTCTAAATCTTCTGATTGTCTATCAGGAAGTCCTGCTTTTTCAGATCCCGATAACTCTAGACTATTATCAACACTGCTATCTACTGAACCAACTAATTTGCAAGCTATCCTTTCAGTGCCTGAATAATAGTGATTCGTGACCATGTAATGAGGTCCCATAACCATGTAACCACTTACATATTGAGAATAATTTCCAATGGTAGAAACGGTTTGGCTTAAGCCATTTAAATCCATTATACCATATTTCCCTATTCCCTTCAATGTTCTTTCACCATTAGCATCATAGATGTAGTGTTGGAAGCTTCCGGCGTTTGATATTTTAATAGCTTTGAGTTGGTTTTATCTTTTTCTAATGGTTTTGTACAAGCCGCTTTCGCGGTTCTCTCACTTGAAGCACTGTCATGCTTCATCCTGACTAAAACGTCGGGAATCGTTCGGTCATCATTCGCATCATAGTTAAATTCCTCGACATCACTGTTTGTTTGGTTTTCGATGGAAGTTACTGCATTCGGATGATTCACATCTTCATATTTGAATAAATTATCGTAGGTGTTTTCGCCTACATTAGATGCATCACGTATATGTTCCTGTTGTTTAGTTGTAATTCTATGCATATTCTCATACGCCATTTCAAGTGTATAGTTTGATGCTTTATTACCCAATGTGTTCATTGGATCACCGGTCCAACTGCCGTGTGCTGTGGCTATGCGGTTAAAGTTATCTTATGTAATTAATGATAAAATTGAATGATGGATATTTAAAACTTCTTTGGTTTTAAGCCTCTTTGTTTTAATTCTTAATGTATTCCTTTTATGATATAATAGTGCTTCTCAAAAGAATTTAACAGAAGGATTTGTTACTTCTTATTTAATTGTAAATATAAAGAAAATAAGATGACAACAAAAAGTAAAGCCGCTGTAACGCTGATTAATATTTTGAACACTTAGGGTTCATACTTCTTAGTGAAAAATGAACAAGCTGTACTTTTTAGAGGACCCCAAAGTTCTGTAATACTTTCAATTTAGTGAAATAGTACTTTATAAAGAAAAAGAATTGCTACTAACTAAATTTGAACACTTTACAATGTCAGTAAAATTTCTTTGAATCAAGACCTATCCTCTTAAAACAACTAAGTTTCGTTAGTATTTCAATCTTATATTTTGCAAAAACGATATACCTTTATAAATATACGTAATTCCTATTTTCTATTCCATAATCCTAATAGATTCTCACATTGCTTGTTGTGATTAATATTTATTTCATACAATGCGCTAATACTATCCAATGGCAAGTAATTTTTGGATAATTCACTTTGGTTTGATATTCCTTCATAAATTATTTCGCCTGTCATTTTATAAATTCCAATAAATTCAGGACATCCTACTCCATTACAAAAATCCGAACCTGAAACATAAAATAAATTTTCTTTTCCATTAAGTACGCAAATTTCAAGAATCGGTATTTTTACCAATTTAACTGATCTTTCAACTATTGTAGTTTTTGTTACATAGCCTATTGGAAATCTATGCGTTTTAATTTCTTTGTTCAGTTCAAAAAATTTCAATGTTTGTTTTAGTATCAAAGGACTCCCATAAATATCATCTTCCCAATCGCCATTTAATGTATCTCGCATTAATGTGGAAACTAATTCAAGTTTGAATTTGGAATAAACTATTTCCTTTGAAAGCTCAAAAAGTAATTTTTTGTTATACTTACTTCCTGCTTCTGAAAGGGAATTTTTACATCCATAGCAAAACAAACTTAAATACATGATAGATAACATGAACCTTAATTTATAAATAATATTTCTTATGCTTGTATTGAACATTTTTACCTTCTTAATAAATTACCAATTGGTGTTGCAATATTTGAATTCCCTTTTAGTTCATTGGCCCTATATTTATTGAATACGTTTTGAAGAGCTGGAGCTTTCCAATAATTTAAAGATATCCATCTGCCTTTTGTCGCTCCAATAAATTTACTCATATCTCCTGATAGTGCTGATTTGTAACTTTTAGATGTCATGTTGCTAACCGCAGCCTTATCTTGACTTTGTGGACTAAAATCGGACTCATTATAAAATTGGCTAAGAAATTGATAGGCTCCTGCGGCTGATCCAAACTTACCATTTTTGCCAGGATGTTCAGAGTAGGCACTTGGATTTGAATCATATGAATCATTCGTGAAAGTTGATCCATTATTCCAACTATTGTAATCCAATGCCGAGTTTGCACTTCCAGCTTCTGCTTGCTTTAAAGTTGATAGAGATGATCTAAGGTTTAATTCGTCATTATTAAGTCCAGTTTGTGAGGTTACATCTGTTGTGTTTGACACTCCTGGTGCTTTTTGCGCCATATTTGTTGCTGCCAAAGATTGCTCCCTTGTCATTTGCTTATTATCTGTTGTATGCTTTAAATACACTTTTTTATCATCTATTCCATCGTTACCAATATGCTCTCCATCAAGATTGTATATATCTCCATAACCTCTTCCATCTGGATCTATATATTTTATGGGATTATCTGCAGTGTATGTAAATGGAGAATAATCAAAATATTTCTCTGTCAGTGGGTCAACCCCAAACCACAACGATATCCTAGGATCATAATACCTTGCCCCAAAATAATAAAGTCCAGTCTCTTCATCTACTTCTTTACCCGTAAACCTATACTTCGTAGAATAGCCCCCAGCTTTCTGTTCAGCCAGCAAGTTCCACTTTTAGACTTCATAGTAAGGTAATCTTTATCTTTCAAACTTGGTTTTCTTCAAGCCGATTGCAGGGGCAATCGGTTCCCTTCTTATCGAGTGATCTTTATCACTCGATTGGCGCAGTAGCGCCACCAGTCGGTCATGTCTCCGATAGGCAAATATAGCAAGAATTGATAAGGATTTCCAGCCTCATCTGTTAAATATGTGCTTTAACCAATGTGGTCAGGATGGAAGAAATACAAGACATAATTGTTGTTTACTACATGCCACTTTCGTGGTTCACTCCCTTGAAGCACTGTCGTGCTTCATTCCGACAAAATCGTCGGAAATCGGTCGCTCATCCTTCACAATCATACTCTTCTGGATCAGTATCTTCAATGATTAAGGTATCAAATCCAAACTCCGTTCTGACCAATTCTAGATCTTCTGCTTGTCTATCAGGAAGTCCTGCCTTTTCACTTCCAGATAACTCTAGACTATTATCAATACTGCTTTCTACTGATTCTAATTTATCTTTGAGGTGATGTTCACAAATTGACCCAATAATTCCTTTGACCTCTGGATGTACTTCCTCTTCCAGTAATAATATTGAGGTACAGATATATTCTTCCCCGCTAAATATCTTTTCAAACTCACATTGCTATTCCTATAGCCTTCTTCCAATTTCTCAAATCCTTCTTTTGTCATATTTATTTTTGCACAAAGCTATTATCAATAGTGACCATTGGCAAGTGGCAGTTAGTAGGACGGATACATTGAAAACAGTATCAGGCCGCTGGCTTTAGGGAGAAAGAACTTCCTGTTTGCAGGGTCACATGAGTCTGCACATAGAGCTGCAATTATCTATTCCTTGTTTGGAACTTGCAAGATTAACCGTATCAATTCACATGAATGGCTTAAAGATATTTTAAGTCGCATAAAAAACCATCCCATTAATCGAATCGCAGAATTATTGCCGCACAATTGGAAGTCGTTACAGGAATAGGCAGTTAGTAGGACGGATACCTTAATAGATATCGACTGGGTTATCGTCGGTGGTGAATCTGGACACAAAGCAAGACCTATGAAAAAACAATGGGTCGTTGACATTAAAAATCAATGCATCAGTTCCAACACTCCATTCTTCTTTAAACAGTGGGGCGGTAAGAATAAAAAACTTACAGGCAGACTTCTAGACGGCAAAACCTATGATCAGATGCCGAACGCTGAATTATTGCAATCTATATAATATTCTAACATTATAAGTTTCCATATTAATTATAGACTCGCTATTTAAATTACAATCTAATGATCATAACCTGTTGCTGCCCATTGATAATACGCATAAACAATTGCCACGTAAATGCAAATCATCAAAATATTAAAAATGATTCGAAGTCTAGCATTTTTCAAACCGAAATATCCTAAAACGATAATTAAATAAAACGATAAATTCTGTAAACCTGCACTTATCAAATAAGCTTTTAGAGATCTTCGATTTACATCAACTGAATATTGATTAAAATTATAATCTGTAGGCTTGTACAATGCTTCAAAAAAGTCAATAGTAAAAATTATCGCCACTATAGAAAGTAATAGCAAATTAAAATATGTAAAATAAATATTTATAATTATCTTTTTCATCAAAATCTACTAGGCACTGGTCGTACCATATTGTAATTTACTTTTAACCGTATTTCATTTGAATTTCCTTTATTTTGTTCAACCAATGATTTGAAGGCACCAAAGCCAGAACACAAATCAATACACCCAGCACTTCCTGGAGTTGAACCTCCATGAATTGTAAATCCACCCCTCGTAACTCCCAAATCAAACGGATTATTTGAAGGACTTACAAATACATTATCAGGGTTAATATCAATTCTACCGTCTCCCCAGGAACTTCTTCCTCCAGGAAACAATCCTCGTTTACCTAAACCCATTTTACCTAGAAACCCTCCAATTGTCCCTTATAAATTTTCATAAGTTGTCATATTCGGTGCTTCGTTCATATTCATGGTATAATTTCCAGCTGGTATTGGGCCATTTTCGGGATTCATTTGATTTTGTTTTGAATAATCGAAATTTCCATTACCATCAGGTCTTCCAGAAACTGCAGGAAATGATTGCATATTGGGAGAAATATTCCCGTCTTTATCTTTATTTTGATAATGATATTTCAAATAATTTCCATCAAAGGAAGCATAAGATTCACCAATATTTTTATATTTTTTTTTGTCAAACGTGTAACTCTTTTCAGTAGAATTAAACCATTGGATTTTACCATCTTCCCCTTCATAATAATCCTGCCCATCAGGATCGATAAATTTAATCGGATTATTAGCGGTGTATACGAATGCTGAATAGTCTGGATGTTTTTCTGTCATTGGATCGACACCATACCATAACGATATCCTAGGATCATAATACCTCTCCCCAAAATAATAAAGACCTGTCTCCTCATCAACTTCTTTCCCCGTAAACCTATACTTCGTAGAATAGCCTCCAGCTTTCTGTTCGGCCAGCAAGTTCCACTTTTAGACTTCATAGTAAGGTAATCTTTATCTTTCAAACTTGGTTTTCTTCAAGCCGATTGCAGGGGCAATCGGTTCCCTTCTTATCGAGTGATCTTTATCACTCGATTGGCGCAGTAGCGCCACCAGTCGGTCATCACCGAAAGGCAAATATAGGATAAATTGATAAGGATTTCCAGCCTCATCCTTTAATAAATTGTTTAGGAGAAAACCATTGGAAACACTCAAATCTTCTAATATCCTTTATACTCCATGAAAGATTAATAATAAAATTCAAGGAATCAATCTAAATTATACATATAAAAATTTGGTCCTCAAAATAGAATTATTGTATTGCAATTAATGATAATTTATTTTTTTATTTTAGAATGTTCGGTATGTTAATTTCACTTTTTATTATTTCTTCAATTTCAAAACTCATATTGATTCTATCTCTTCCAAAATATGTAAAAAGTAACTCGCTATAATAAGAGTTTAAAAATCGCAAGAATCTTTCATTATATTTTGGATTTATTATATGACTCTTGTATATATTAACATTATTAATAAATCTATCATAAAACATTTTATATTGTTTGATATCTTTAGTACTATAAATGTAATATGAAATCACATTTAACGCGCACATACATGAATAATCCCAACCATTAACATATTTATCAAAATCGATGTATTCCCATATTTTGATCAAATGTTGTTCAATTAAGTCAGAATATTTGATGGCGTCGAAAGTATAACCTAAGTCATTATCATCTAAAGGATAATCTAAAATAGTGTTAAGTACTTCAGGTTTTTTTTTAAAATAAGATGAACCAAATGAAAGACAAAATATAGTGTCAGAGAAAAATATTTCATGATATCCTGACAAAATATCAGTAGACAATATTAAAACTTCCTTATCTGAAAGTTCTCGACCTTGATCTCGAACTTCAAAAAATAATTTACGTAGTTCTTCTGCAGTAATCATTATTCTATTTTTTTAGCAACTTTATCAGCTTCTTTAAGAATAGATTCAAGTTTGTTCACTCTAGTATTTAACAGATCTCTGGTATTGCTTAAGACGTTTATTTGCTCTTTACTTAAACCACCACCATCAAATGTTTCATTAATTTTGTCAACCGCATTTTTCATACTTTGTATTCCATTTTCAAGCTTTTTAGTATGATCAAACTTTCCATCAATTGCCTCTTTTTTAATCACATCTAAAGGTATACCTAATTTTTCTTTTATTGACCCTGCTAGTGTTCCAATATCTGTTTCCTTATCAATTGCATTAAATGCTCTCTTTAAAGATGAATTTAATGATTGAAATTTTTTATTACCTGCGAATAATTTTTGTGCAGCACTAACACTTCCTAATGCTTTTTTGGAAAGGTTAGTAAGTCTGTAAACACCAAGAGTAGTGCTTGCTCCAGCGGGCAGAATTGGAACAATTGTTGCAAATGCGTCATAAGCAAGACCTATACCATCTGCAACTGCTCCTACAACATTACCAGACGCAATATTTGCACCAAAACTTGCAACACCCATTCCGACATTTATAATGTCCCAAATAGTTTCAGGTGTTATCACTTGGGGCGCTCTTCCATCTGGATCTACAAACTTAATAGGATTATTAAATGTATAAGTATAAGATGAAAAATTCGGATATTTTTCTGTTCGTGGGTCAACCCCATACCACAACGATATCCTCGGATCATAATATCTAGCCCCAAAATAATAGAGTCCAGTCTCCTCATCTACCTCCTTGCCTGTGAATCTATACTTCGTAGAATAGCCTCCAGCTTTCTGTTCGGCCATACTTTCACCGAAAGGCAAATATAGTAAAAATTGGTATGGATTTCCAGCTTCATCTGTTAAATATGTACTGGATCCTATGTGGTCTGGGTGGAAGAAATATGTTACATTATTGGTGTTTATTACATGCCACTTTCGTGGTTCACTCCCTTGAAGCACTGTCGTGCTTCATTCCGACAAAATCGTCGGAAATCGGTCGCTCATCTTCGCAGTCGTCTTCCTCAGGATCAGTATCTTCAATGATTAAGGTATCAAATCCAAATTCCGTTCTGACCAATTCCAGATCTTCTGCTTGTCTATCTGGGAGTCCTGCTTTTTCTGATCCAGATAACTCTAGACTATTATCAACACTACTATCTACTGAACCAACTAATTTACAAGCTATTCTTTCGGTGCCTGAATAATAATGATTTGTGACCATGTAATGCGGTCCCATAACCATGTAGCCACTGACATATTGAGCATAATTTCCTACAGTAGCATTGGTTTGGCTTTGTCCATTTAGATTCACTACAGCATAATTACCTAAGCCTTTTAATGTTCTTTCACCGTTCGCATCGTAGATGTAGTGTTGGAAGCTTCCGGCATTTGATATTTTTATTGCTTTGAGCATATTTGCTTCATCCCATTAATCGAATCGCAGAATTATTGCCTCATAATAGGAAGTCTTTATAAGAATAGGCAATTAGTAGGACAGATACATTAATTCTATCTAACCAGAGTAATATCTCCTCGCGTATTATGCCTAACTCCTTGACCATCTTGCCAAGAAATGAAATAAGCATACACTCCAGGAATTGCTGGCTGGCTTCCAATCTTGCCATTCCAGCCTGCTAGAGTAGTTGTTGAGAAGACCATAGCTCCCCATCTATCATAGATTGAAATCTGATATATATCAATATCGCTGCTTCCAACGATAGGGATCCATATGTCATTAATATTATCATCATTAGGACTAAATATCGGTGGAAGGTATATGTCATTATTAGTTGACTTGATAATTCTAATAATTATTGAATCCAATGTAAGGCAACCATTCTGATCAATAATCTCTAGATAATAAATTGCGTCCTTAGTTGCAGTTAGTATAGGATTACTACAATCATTACATGAAAGCTCAGTAGATGGATACCATCGATAAATAAGACCTGATTGAGTTATTCCAGCATCTAAAACAACTGTAGAACCTATAACCAAATCTAGTTCAGTTGTTAGATTAATATCCACTGTCGGATACCATTTTAACTTGATCAAAACAAGGCTGTCACAATTAAGTGCCGATGGAATTCTAAATTGTAAGTCTTCAGGATTCTTATACCAGTGCGATTTAACTAAAACGGAATCGCCCTTACAAAAGTCAATTAGCTTGGAAACTGGTTCTGGAGAAGCATTTAATGAAATAATGATAGTATGCAAAGAATCACAGCCATTCACGGCTTGAAACTTCTTACTCAAGATTACTGAATCATAATAATATCGATTATCAATATATATTGAATCTCCTGGACAAATTGAGAAAGTATCAATGGATGAAATTGGAGCTGAAAGAAGATCTATACTTACATAAACAATTGAATCACAATTATTGGAACTAGGAAACACTCTTATAATCCGTGCAGAATCATAATAATAAGTTCCATCATAAAAAATAGAATCACCCTTGCATACCTTTAAGCTTAAGTTAGTTGTATCAGGTAAAGATCTAAAACTTAGACTTACTTGATGAATACTATCACAACCATTCTGGTCGGTTAATAAAAGTTCTATTGTTGTATCCTTTTTAAACCAATTAGATTGAAATAATATAGAATCACCAAGACAAGAACTCATCTCCTCTAGACTTGAGCTACTTACAGGATAATCTACAATCTCAATGGATACCAAAGAATCACATCCATATACTGTAGAAAAGCTATCGACAAGCTTAAGTGGATTAATATAATATTTATCCTTATAGAAGATGCTATCTCCTTTACACTTGGATAGTAATAATGAAGAAGAACTGTTAGGATAAAAGCTAACTTGGTGGAGAACTACTGAATCACATCCTTGGAAGCTAGTCCATGTATCCTTGAACATTCGACTGTACGTAATACTTAAAAATCCTTGTGAGGTAGTTAAAAGCAATGTATCTCCTTGACATCTTGAATAATTAATAATAATGGGTGCGATTGCTGGTAATATATCAATAGTGATGGTACTAATGGAATCACACATAGAGCTCGACATAAGAGTATCTATAAGAACTGTATCACCAGAATACCAATGATCAAGAATAAATATTGAATCTCCAAAGCATCTTTGATATGATTGACTTGTTCGCTTAATGTTACTATTAAAACTAATAATAAGTTGCTGAAAAGAATCCAAGCAGCCAGAGGTAGATTGAAATAGCTGATGTAAAGTATCAGTGAACCAAAACTTTTGATTATTAATAATCGCTGTATCTCCAATACAATAATCAAGGATCACAAGACTTGTATCGAATGAATGAGCATCAATTTTATAAGTTACAAGGGAGTCACAGATCAATTTACTAATATAATGAAGTGTAAAGCTAGTATCCTTAGAATACCAAGTATCATAGATAAAAACAGAGTCAGTAGGGCATAAATTAAAAATAACACTATCAACTGCAACAGGCAATACTCTAATACAAATTTGTATAATGGAATCACAGAATCGCGGATAGACAAGTCTCAAATTAATACAAGTATCAGATTGAAGATTAGGCAAAGTAAAGCTATCTGTGTTAATCTTCTGATTATCTAAATACACTTCTTTACTTGTAGTGCTGAATTTAAAACTTGCATCAGAACCTTGACAAACCAAGGTATCAATTGTGCTCCAAGATATCTCATTATTGCACTTACATTTCTCAACTTCAATCTCAATTGTATCTGTCTTGAATCCACACTCTGTAGGATAAGTTGCTGAGATCCTATAATTGCCACTCTTACCAAAATATACATCTATGGTATCCTCAGCTTGTCGCATTATCTTAGCACCATCGAATACGCTCCATTGCGTCTCAGGATGAGAACAGGGGTCAGTAAGAATATACCTTACCATTGTGTCTTGACATACGAGGTGCTCACCTTGTATATATACTCTGTATGGGAATTGTAAGCCAGATGCAAATAAGGGAGCACCTAAATCTAACTCATTCATTACATCAAAATTAAAAAGTTCTAATTCACAATCCATTCCTAGTCTATTAGGCTTTTTAATAATATGTAAATTACCTAAATTAGTTCCATAATTGGTAAGATAGATTTTTTGATCCTTTCCTAAAATAGGTGAACCTATATTACTTGGTGTTGAAGCTAAGTTTATTAAGCTGCTTCTTATAAAATTCTGATCATACTTGGATACGTTCATTTGAAATAAATCATATCCTCCGGACTTATTAAATCCTGTAACATAAATTATTTGTTGATTGGGAGACCATTCAATTGAATATAACTCTTCAAATTTATCGACTTGGCCTAAAACTTGTAAACCATCGGTTATTATACCACTCGTGGAATTAAACTTATGAATTTCTAATGTTGAATAGAGCTGACTTCCTGATGTAACTTCTATTAGAAACTTTCCATCATGGCTTGGTTTAAGCCAACCAAGATTTTCTTGATCATAAAAAGCTAAGTGATTTATATTACCAGAATATGATATAATAGGATTACTGACATTTATGCTGGTATCAGAAAGAATCCATGAATGAAATGCTTCATCGGGTGCTCTTAGTCCTATTATCCACCAATCTCTACCATTACAATGTCGAACTCCAGTAACTTTCTCTGAACTTGTCTTGAGTAATAGCTGTCCAAGATTCAAGACTTTACAATGGCCGAGATTAGCCCTAATATCTATTACTGTGAAAAACAAATCAAACAAAGAATCATTAACAGAACCTGTTGTCTCTTGTGGATGAAAGACATAATAAATAGAGTCATTTCCGGGTTGAGGAAGAATTAAGAACATTGAGCTACTTGATCCGCTATAATTACGAATATTAGCAATTCTCTCATGAAATTTATTATAAATATAATTTCCATCACTGTATAGTAGTAAGTCGCCAGACCTATCACATATACTTGATTGTACTTCATAAACATCATCTGCAAATCCAGTAATGACCGTTGGAGTATCATTAATCCACTTTATACCATTCTTGCCAAGATACCAGACATCAGCTTCATGGCCAGAAAGGCAGTGATCAGGCTTTATTGTATCTTGAATACTAACGGATCGAATATCCATATCTGAAATAATCTGATTATAAGTTGCATTGTTTCTGCTGTAAAATTGTTTCAGATCTCCTCTAATTGAATCTGATATTTTCAGATTATTCCTACAAATGCGCATTGCCGAACTTTGAGATTTATTCCATTCATCTATTGAAGTAGAAGAAAGATAATAACCTAATAAAATAATAGCACATACTAGGGAAGTAATTGAATGAGTATGAAATAAAATATTTTTATAAAAAATCTTCATTTCTAAATCAGCTAGGTATCTTCTATAAATCCTTGATTAATAAAATTTTAAATATCTATAAATTAAGATATGATGTACTTTTATCATCTTTCCATACCAAATTTAATGCAAGTTATTGATTTGTTTAACCAAAACTTTTATATTTAAGAACCGATTGATGTAATCTGTAATAAAGCATGACTAAAGAAGGATTTGAGAAATTGCAAGAAGGCTATAGTGATACAAAAAGTTGGAAAGGCTACTTAAAATTAAACACGCAACTATAAGTGCAAAGCAATTGATATTGCCAAAACAATCTAGGCCATAAAAATTGCACATCCCGTAACAAAACAAATAACCTGCTCAACAATAATCAAAACAGACGAACAGAAGTACTTGAACAAATTATCAAATTTTTGAGCCGGGTGTCAGGTCAAGTCGTGGTTATTACAAATTAGCAGCTTTGGATTTAATTTTTATCCTAATTTTCAAAAGTCAATTTTGTGTGTATTGTCCAATTTAATTTATTTTTCACCTTTGATTTATTCCAATTGGTTTCAACCCAATTTATTTTAGCATCGCAACATTAATTGGTTATTTTTACCTTATGAAGTGGTTGTTAATATTGTACCTATTTATTTATTCGGCTTGTAGCATTAACCCTCCTGCTCAAACAAAGACAGTTAAAGTTGAAGCTGGTAATGCTTTGGATTATTTTTATTATTCAAGGTCTTACCCTGAACAGTCAATTAATATGGATCAATTCACTAATGAATATCAAAAATACATTCGCAACAAGATTACAAGCCGCACCACACCCATTGATTCCTGGGCGGCAATGGGGCCTCTGAATTATGCAGGCAGGTGTCTTGAAATCCAATACAACAATCAAAACCCAAACACCCTTTTTGTAGGTACCGCCGGTGCAGGATTATGGAGATCATATACAGCCGGAGTCGGTCCAAAAGCATGGCATCATGTTTCTACCGGATATCCTGTTTTATCAGTTTCCTGTATGGCAATACATC
Coding sequences:
- a CDS encoding transposase domain-containing protein produces the protein MENSIRPLALGRKNFLFAGSHESAHRAAIIYSLFGTCKINRINSHEWLKDILSRIKNHPINRIAELLPHNWKSLQE
- a CDS encoding DUF5131 family protein, encoding MDIDWVIVGGESGHKARPMKKQWVVDIKNQCISSNTPFFFKQWGGKNKKLTGRLLDGKTYDQMPNAELLQSI
- a CDS encoding RHS repeat-associated core domain-containing protein; translation: MLAEQKAGGYSTKYRFTGKEVDEETGLYYFGERYYDPRISLWYGVDPMTEKHPDYSAFVYTANNPIKFIDPDGQDYYEGEDGKIQWFNSTEKSYTFDKKKYKNIGESYASFDGNYLKYHYQNKDKDGNISPNMQSFPAVSGRPDGNGNFDYSKQNQMNPENGPIPAGNYTMNMNEAPNMTTYENL
- a CDS encoding RHS repeat-associated core domain-containing protein, whose product is MAEQKAGGYSTKYRFTGKEVDEETGLYYFGARYYDPRISLWYGVDPRTEKYPNFSSYTYTFNNPIKFVDPDGRAPQVITPETIWDIINVGMGVASFGANIASGNVVGAVADGIGLAYDAFATIVPILPAGASTTLGVYRLTNLSKKALGSVSAAQKLFAGNKKFQSLNSSLKRAFNAIDKETDIGTLAGSIKEKLGIPLDVIKKEAIDGKFDHTKKLENGIQSMKNAVDKINETFDGGGLSKEQINVLSNTRDLLNTRVNKLESILKEADKVAKKIE
- a CDS encoding gliding motility-associated C-terminal domain-containing protein, which produces MKIFYKNILFHTHSITSLVCAIILLGYYLSSTSIDEWNKSQSSAMRICRNNLKISDSIRGDLKQFYSRNNATYNQIISDMDIRSVSIQDTIKPDHCLSGHEADVWYLGKNGIKWINDTPTVITGFADDVYEVQSSICDRSGDLLLYSDGNYIYNKFHERIANIRNYSGSSSSMFLILPQPGNDSIYYVFHPQETTGSVNDSLFDLFFTVIDIRANLGHCKVLNLGQLLLKTSSEKVTGVRHCNGRDWWIIGLRAPDEAFHSWILSDTSINVSNPIISYSGNINHLAFYDQENLGWLKPSHDGKFLIEVTSGSQLYSTLEIHKFNSTSGIITDGLQVLGQVDKFEELYSIEWSPNQQIIYVTGFNKSGGYDLFQMNVSKYDQNFIRSSLINLASTPSNIGSPILGKDQKIYLTNYGTNLGNLHIIKKPNRLGMDCELELFNFDVMNELDLGAPLFASGLQFPYRVYIQGEHLVCQDTMVRYILTDPCSHPETQWSVFDGAKIMRQAEDTIDVYFGKSGNYRISATYPTECGFKTDTIEIEVEKCKCNNEISWSTIDTLVCQGSDASFKFSTTSKEVYLDNQKINTDSFTLPNLQSDTCINLRLVYPRFCDSIIQICIRVLPVAVDSVIFNLCPTDSVFIYDTWYSKDTSFTLHYISKLICDSLVTYKIDAHSFDTSLVILDYCIGDTAIINNQKFWFTDTLHQLFQSTSGCLDSFQQLIISFNSNIKRTSQSYQRCFGDSIFILDHWYSGDTVLIDTLMSSSMCDSISTITIDILPAIAPIIINYSRCQGDTLLLTTSQGFLSITYSRMFKDTWTSFQGCDSVVLHQVSFYPNSSSSLLLSKCKGDSIFYKDKYYINPLKLVDSFSTVYGCDSLVSIEIVDYPVSSSSLEEMSSCLGDSILFQSNWFKKDTTIELLLTDQNGCDSIHQVSLSFRSLPDTTNLSLKVCKGDSIFYDGTYYYDSARIIRVFPSSNNCDSIVYVSIDLLSAPISSIDTFSICPGDSIYIDNRYYYDSVILSKKFQAVNGCDSLHTIIISLNASPEPVSKLIDFCKGDSVLVKSHWYKNPEDLQFRIPSALNCDSLVLIKLKWYPTVDINLTTELDLVIGSTVVLDAGITQSGLIYRWYPSTELSCNDCSNPILTATKDAIYYLEIIDQNGCLTLDSIIIRIIKSTNNDIYLPPIFSPNDDNINDIWIPIVGSSDIDIYQISIYDRWGAMVFSTTTLAGWNGKIGSQPAIPGVYAYFISWQDGQGVRHNTRGDITLVR